From Camelina sativa cultivar DH55 chromosome 7, Cs, whole genome shotgun sequence, one genomic window encodes:
- the LOC104701192 gene encoding uncharacterized protein LOC104701192: MEKQKTPTKEPSAQHFNEAAYKLLANPHIEPTVRFIATLTKPSGKQLIRTKFFRFCVHSYPACLSLKLMRIYTSKEPRVDDGIRENAVRCLHAIFIVEEASLNSAVVHVLSPELISCLEEQVISESSFKILSMLVNRIAFEVFTIHEETWHDLREFISSRAETEFAKAVFVFTSLSMPLDEDDFVIPLMDYLLPAILKRLGNVHEGSGSGSGSSSSEWGLAFVGGFCAAIHLLETTSVSLVENLVNEMLKSVNRGMELGFLGKALRDVEIAVVQQLWWYCTREFKFVLGFIRRIDAMITEETTKDVLQGIKMVVEKKILEIS; this comes from the coding sequence ATGGAGAAACAGAAGACGCCGACGAAGGAACCTTCCGCCCAACACTTCAACGAAGCTGCCTATAAGCTTCTTGCGAATCCCCACATCGAACCGACGGTGAGATTCATCGCCACCCTCACAAAGCCATCGGGGAAACAACTGATCAGAACCAAGTTCTTCCGTTTTTGCGTCCACTCTTACCCGGCATGTCTCTCTCTCAAGCTCATGCGAATCTACACCTCGAAAGAGCCACGTGTCGATGACGGGATCAGAGAGAATGCGGTAAGGTGTCTTCACGCTATATTCATCGTAGAAGAAGCGTCTTTGAATTCAGCAGTGGTTCACGTACTCTCGCCTGAACTCATATCTTGCCTTGAAGAACAAGTCATCTCAGAATCAAGTTTCAAGATTCTTTCCATGCTCGTGAACCGTATCGCTTTCGAGGTGTTCACCATTCACGAAGAAACGTGGCATGATCTGCGTGAGTTTATCTCGTCTAGAGCTGAGACAGAGTTTGCGAAAGCGGTTTTCGTGTTCACGAGCTTGTCCATGCCTTTGGATGAAGACGATTTTGTGATTCCACTCATGGATTATCTTTTACCAGCGATCTTGAAACGGTTAGGAAACGTCCACgagggttcgggttcgggttcgggttcgagTTCGAGCGAGTGGGGTTTAGCGTTCGTTGGTGGGTTTTGTGCGGCGATTCACTTGTTGGAGACGACAAGTGTTTCTTTGGTGGAGAATCTTGTTAATGAGATGTTGAAGTCTGTGAACAGAGGAATGGAATTAGGGTTTCTTGGGAAGGCTCTTAGGGATGTTGAAATCGCTGTGGTGCAACAGTTATGGTGGTATTGTACTAGagagtttaaatttgttttgggttttattaGGAGGATTGATGCGATGATCACTGAGGAGACAACGAAGGATGTGTTGCAAGGGATTAAGATGGTTGTGGAAAAGAAGATACTTGAAATTAGTTGA
- the LOC104704635 gene encoding alkane hydroxylase MAH1-like — MTSIGFFEASIAFFCFLIFYCCCTKKLFGRCPWNWPVLGMLPGVVMRLHRAYDSIVEVFENSNLTFQFKGPWFTGIDILGTVDPANINYMMSSNFSNYYKGPEFHEIFESFGDGIINTDYELWRQWRKASQSIFHQQRYQTFSTTITKKEKMVVELQDVFLRFMFDTTFMLITGSDPGSVSIELPEVEFATAFDDVGEAIFYRHITPRLLWKLQKWIGIGAEKKLMKADATLTRVCNKYISAKREEVRSQGNNHKSNGEDHEVLLTSFIKLDTTKYDLLNPGDNKFLQDFTVNFMAAGRDSTAVALTWFFWNLSENPNVLTKILQEINNTNLPRTGSDHQDTLLYLNKLVYLHAVLSESMRLYPPIPFERKSPIKPDVLPSGHKVESNMNIMISIYAMGRMKAVWGEDARDFKPERWITETGGLKHEPAYKFLSFNAGPRSCIGKNLAINLMKTVIVEILQNYEIKVVNGQKIEAELGLILRMKHRLKVTIGAVPRLTGD, encoded by the exons ATGACTTCGATAGGGTTCTTTGAAGCATCCATagctttcttttgctttctcatATTCTACTGCTGCTGCACCAAGAAACTCTTTGGAAGGTGTCCATGGAACTGGCCAGTTCTTGGCATGCTTCCTGGTGTAGTCATGAGGTTACACCGCGCCTATGACTCCATCGTGGAGGTTTTCGAGAACTCCAACTTGACCTTTCAATTCAAGGGCCCATGGTTTACTGGAATTGATATATTAGGCACGGTTGATCCAgctaatataaattatatgatgAGCTCAAACTTCTCAAATTACTACAAAGGTCCTGAGTTCCATGAAATATTTGAATCTTTTGGAGACGGGATCATCAACACGGACTACGAGCTATGGAGACAATGGAGGAAGGCATCTCAGTCTATATTCCACCAACAAAGGTACCAAACTTTTTCAACAACTATCACGAAAA AGGAAAAGATGGTGGTGGAGTTGCAAGATGTGTTCCTGAGATTCATGTTCGATACAACCTTCATGTTAATAACCGGGTCAGATCCTGGAAGTGTCTCCATTGAATTACCGGAAGTTGAGTTTGCAACGGCTTTTGATGATGTTGGAGAAGCGATTTTTTATAGACATATTACACCAAGATTGTTATGGAAGCTGCAAAAATGGATTGGAATCGGAGCagagaagaagctgatgaaAGCTGATGCCACTTTAACTCGTGtttgtaacaaatatatatcagCCAAGAGAGAAGAGGTAAGATCACAAGGGAATAATCACAAATCCAATGGAGAAGATCATGAAGTTCTTTTGACTTCCTTCATAAAGCTAGATACAACCAAGTACGACCTCTTGAATCCTGGTGATAATAAGTTTCTACAAGACTTCACAGTGAACTTCATGGCAGCTGGGAGAGATTCAACTGCTGTTGCACTAACTTGGTTCTTCTGGAATCTTTCGGAAAACCCTAACGTGTTAACCAAGATTCTCCAAGAGATCAACAACACAAATCTACCAAGAACTGGAAGTGATCATCAAGACACGTTATTGTACTTGAATAAGCTGGTGTATTTACATGCTGTATTGAGTGAATCAATGAGGCTCTACCCACCAATCCCATTCGAACGCAAATCTCCAATCAAACCAGATGTGCTTCCAAGTGGGCATAAAGTCGAATCAAATATGAATATCATGATCAGTATTTACGCGATGGGGAGAATGAAAGCAGTATGGGGAGAAGACGCGAGAGATTTCAAGCCAGAGAGATGGATTACAGAGACAGGAGGGTTGAAGCATGAGCCTGCTTACAAGTTCTTATCGTTCAATGCTGGCCCAAGATCATGTATAGGCAAGAATTTAGCTATTAATCTAATGAAGACAGTGATCGtggaaatattacaaaactatgAGATTAAGGTCGTCAATGGACAAAAGATTGAGGCTGAACTTGGTCTTATTCTCCGCATGAAGCATAGGCTAAAAGTCACAATCGGTGCCGTGCCGAGACTAACCGGGGATTAA